Below is a window of Quercus robur chromosome 6, dhQueRobu3.1, whole genome shotgun sequence DNA.
CATTTCagggaaggatcatccttgatttgcataaggacttaCTTGAGCGGCATGTTCAGTGGCGTGTATTGTTGACTCCGTGCTAAAGGACCAACCCTTTTACCATCCCAATCCTTTTTATCTTCCGTTCATCCCTTTTTTGGACGAGGGACTTGCTCAAAGTGGCGCATGGGGTTTGCTCCCATTCtttcaactctcttcctcttcttggctatgatcgcgtcttctgcattcataaagtTCTAGGCTGAATGGACGAGTTCAGCCATGGATTGAGGCTCCTTCTCATAAAGCTTGTGGATGAATAAATCAGAATTAACCCCGTTGTGAAAGGCTGCCAGTAGTAGCTTATCATCTACCGTCAAGGCTTCCCTGTTGAAACGAGTGATAAAGGACCGCAGACTTTCATTCTCCCCCTGTTCTATGGTCAACAGGCTGGACGAAGAACGCTTGTGTCTTTGTTCCCCAATGAAGTTATTAACGAACAACTTGCTCAACTCTTCGAAAGAACTTACCGAATTCGGGGGTATTTTACTGAACCACACTCGTGTCGGACCTTTGAGGGTGGTAGGAAATGCTCTACACATAATTTCATCTAAGACCCCTTGAAGGTGAATTTTAGTCTTAAAAGTAGCAatgtgatcaaacgggtcacgCGCTCCATCATATGAATCCAAGGAAGGCATCTTGAATTTTGGAGGCAAGGGGTGACCATTGATGGAAGCCGTGAAAGGGGAATCTGTGCAATGAACTAGATCCTCTACAGGATTTGTTCTTCTCATGTTCTCCCTCATCTCATCCATAACCTTCCTCATCTGGTCAATCTCTTTCTCCAAGTGTGGCACCCTTCTTGATGTGGTGCCCCTTGATTGACTTCCAAGCACAGCACTTCTTCCATCTCCTTGTCTCTGGTCTTGCTCTTCCCCATATGCCTCATGCCGCTGCCTCCTAAGATGAATCTCCCTTGTCAATTCTTAGTTCTGGCGAGTTAACTTTGCCATAGCAACTGCCATGGATTACACATGAACAGAGGATGGTTGCATGGCAAGCGCAGATTGACGATCGCGATAGGGATGGCTAGAAGCATCCCTACTTTCTTAATGGCCTGGGCTGGTAGCCCTCAATCTAGTCCAAACCATTGCAGCCTTTTTTGTTAGAGAAAGAAATTGTAGAACTCAGATAAAATCTAACAACTCTTCCCACAAACGACGCCAACTGATGAACACAAGGAAATCAGTAAGGCTGAATGTCTCGAACATTGATCTGTGTTACTTGGAATATCCTGAAAAGATGAACACAATGTCAGAGGAGACTGGGGAAGACCAGCCAAGAATCCTCCAATGGTAAAGTTAGTATTTTCAGAATTCCAAATTGTATGGAAAAAATGTCTGAATGAATTACCTTCCCGTAGAAGAACTATTATATAGTGCTTGTCAGAGGCAGTTACCTCTCCGACCATTGTAGAGTTCGGAGGATTCGGAGTTAACTTCCCTAACCACCAAGGAAGTTACATTTTTGGGGTCTTGACTTCCATAACCGTTGATTGGGGGAGTGGTTTGTAGCCTGACAGGAAAACAGGAACAGCCACAACATGTTCTGGACGAGGGAAGCTCATCCAACTGACGTTGTGGACGGTCAAGCTTACCTTGGACAAACAAGCCATATCTCACCCATCATTTCCTTAGGACGAGCCATATGGACGAGCTTAGGAGTAGGCGTTTTTTATAACactatcaaaattatttttgtttagtccaaacttaacaagaagtgaaactctatctctctaacaagtccaacttaagctcaaactcaaacgttgatattattattattattattatctctcTACTTCACTAACGTGGTATTTTATGATAGGGTGCAAACTTATAGCCATGGATTATTATTTCGAATGTGACcgaatctttttcttatatttttctattttttaatcatatatattttgttttgtttcaagatatatatattgttaggttctaacgaattaggaactaatgtatttagaactctaatgtgtattgttggcaaaccatgattaaaacaagatgtttagtcgtgtttagacttgctcaaagttgtgtcatttatgtaaagttggattcaaGTTGATGCAGAATTAAaagtgcatttcggcctggttcgatcgattgaagcttaGGTCGAAATTCGGGCAGATtgcgtttttctgcagaattccaattTAGCCCTAGTtcatttaaaacgtttagggttttatgtttttgccctaggtatataaggcaaaccctagccacattttagggTTGCTCATATTATtgtttgtgtaaattttttttgagatctgtgaggagcttttctttacacaagcttaggattatcaagaggaaattcgttcaagaacttgatgatcattca
It encodes the following:
- the LOC126689971 gene encoding uncharacterized protein LOC126689971, with the protein product MARPKEMMGEIWLVCPRLQTTPPINGYGSQDPKNVTSLVVREVNSESSELYNGRRGYSKRQRHEAYGEEQDQRQGDGRSAVLGSQSRGTTSRRVPHLEKEIDQMRKVMDEMRENMRRTNPVEDLVHCTDSPFTASINGHPLPPKFKMPSLDSYDGARDPFDHIATFKTKIHLQGVLDEIMCRAFPTTLKGPTRVWFSKIPPNSVSSFEELSKLFVNNFIGEQRHKRSSSSLLTIEQGENESLRSFITRFNREALTVDDKLLLAAFHNGVNSDLFIHKLYEKEPQSMAELVHSA